One window from the genome of Cryptomeria japonica chromosome 6, Sugi_1.0, whole genome shotgun sequence encodes:
- the LOC131054612 gene encoding fasciclin-like arabinogalactan protein 17 — protein sequence MDCLRSGVLGLCLVVLIVASEVSAVQKVEKSSSGLSSDAQASVGSTLGSSSQPAISSNSVLVALLDSHYTELAELVEKALLLQPLEEVVGSSNITIFAPQNAVLERKLDPEFKQFLHEPGNLKSLQKLLMFHVVPRRIVAEQWGNKVHQTLAKDGLRLSEKGGKKSVDLASISHPNAVIRPDGVIHGIDKMLIPKSVQDDFNQWRREALAVIPQGAPVVDPRNIKSTKKAASTKDDYTPEHSIYYAMASAPSLAPAPAPGPGTGHHWFDGEAQVKDFIHTLVHYGGYNELADILVNLTSLATEVAKIVSEGYRVTVLAPNDEALGKLTTDQLSEPGAPEQIVYYHIIPEYQTEESMYNAVRRFGKIKYDTLRVPHKITATEADGTVLFGDGEHSAHLYDHDIYIDGRISVQGIDKVLYPAEEIKKTKGRKLEEEKTQVKTTNHTRGRLLGAVCGLFERVGGISFVSSCQ from the exons ATGGATTGTCTGAGATCTGGTGTTTTGGGTCTTTGTCTGGTTGTTCTTATTGTAGCATCAGAGGTTTCTGCAGTGCAGAAGGTGGAGAAATCTTCATCTGGGTTGTCTTCAGATGCACAGGCTTCAGTTGGGTCGACATTGGGTTCGTCCTCTCAACCAGCAATCAGCTCCAACTCAGTATTGGTTGCATTGTTGGATTCTCATTATACTGAACTGGCTGAGCTTGTAGAAAAGGCATTGCTTTTGCAGCCTTTGGAAGAGGTTGTGGGTAGCAGCAATATTACAATCTTTGCGCCCCAAAATGCTGTCTTGGAGAGGAAGTTGGATCCTGAGTTCAAGCAGTTTTTGCATGAGCCTGGGAATCTCAAGTCACTGCAGAAACTGCTTATGTTTCATGTTGTGCCTCGCAGGATTGTTGCAGAGCAATGGGGGAACAAGGTGCATCAGACACTGGCCAAGGATGGGCTGAGGTTGTCTGAAAAGGGGGGTAAGAAGAGTGTAGATCTGGCTTCCATATCTCACCCCAATGCAGTCATTAGGCCCGATGGTGTTATTCATGGCATTGACAAAATGCTGATACCCAAGTCAGTGCAGGATGATTTTAATCAGTGGAGAAGAGAGGCTTTGGCTGTTATTCCACAGGGGGCTCCTGTTGTGGATCCTAGGAACATTAAGTCCACAAAAAAAGCTGCTTCTACAAAGGATGATTACACTCCGGAGCACTCAATTTATTATGCCATGGCCTCTGCCCCTTCACTTGCTCCTGCACCTGCCCCTGGTCCCGGAACAGGTCACCATTGGTTTGATGGAGAGGCACAAGTCAAGGACTTTATTCACACATTAGTTCACTACGGTGGCTACAACGAATTGGCTGACATTCTGGTGAATCTCACTTCATTGGCCACTGAGGTGGCGAAGATTGTTTCGGAGGGCTATAGGGTTACTGTTCTTGCACCCAATGATGAGGCCCTGGGCAAGCTTACAACAGATCAGCTCAGTGAACCTGGTGCCCCCGAACAGATCGTATATTACCACATTATCCCAGAATATCAGACTGAGGAGAGCATGTACAATGCTGTAAGAAGGTTTGGGAAGATTAAGTATGATACCCTGAGGGTTCCTCACAAGATAACAGCTACAGAAGCAGATGGGACCGTGTTGTTTGGTGACGGAGAGCATTCTGCCCATTTGTATGATCATGATATCTACATTGATGGCAGAATCTCGGTTCAGGGGATTGATAAGGTTTTGTACCCAGCTGAAGAGATTAAAAAGACAAAAGGAAGGAAGTTGGAGGAAGAAAAGACACAGGTTAAAACTACCAACCACACCAGAG GACGTCTTCTTGGAGCTGTATGCGGTTTGTTCGAGAGGGTTGGTGGGATTTCATTTGTGTCCAGTTGTCAATAA